A genomic region of Oryza glaberrima chromosome 1, OglaRS2, whole genome shotgun sequence contains the following coding sequences:
- the LOC127766539 gene encoding uncharacterized protein LOC127766539: MGKKRSGHGHAPAAPPRAGNQAVSLREESSGKTRADAASLLRVQHLQRLAAWAGGEARVGPLGALLGRRLAANAEAAGIPLAASTFLCQRCETVLQPGFNCTIRIKNNKRKAKRRKKLNTCQNSISYLCHFCGDQNLIRGSGKNIMKGLLSSRKPVGMDVTSIKLKGDSNNKRLVTIKEGLEYSQGAVSQLESTSGLKQRNLVKNEYEESPVPNLLDESMEKEVASSSVELNQSASATDEENVSQKIVVTITNEKSTHETEPVSANKIAICQPDVPSKAEFSVGSSFVTPRKNKVVDVTDHKDSAELLKTRSIQNKKAEMPSSVTGKAPTMPTKSAPNDGMKNKPVAIGSAQMSGSSRKRARKGWTTLKQIAEKEELERKEKMGNFVIPFFMQ, from the exons ATGGGGAAGAAGCGCAGTGGCCATGGCCatgccccggcggcgccgcccaggGCCGGGAACCAGGCCGTGTCGCTCCGCGAGGAGAGCTCCGGGAAGACGCGCGCCGACGCGGCCTCCCTGCTGAGGGTCCAGCACCTGCAGCGGCTGGCGGCGTGGGCGGGCGGGGAGGCCAGGGTGGGCCCCCTCGGCGCCCTGCTGGGGCGACGCCTCGCCGCCAACGCCGAGGCGGCCGGGATACCTCTGGCCGCCTCCACCTTCCTATGCCAGAG GTGTGAAACAGTCTTACAGCCAGGCTTCAACTGCACCATCCGCATAaagaacaacaaaagaaaagcaaagcgacgCAAGAAGTTAAACACTTGCCAGAACAGCATTTCCTACCTGTGCCATTTCTGTGGAGACCAAAACCTAATAAGGGGCAGCGGAAAGAATATTATGAAGGGCTTGTTATCATCAAGAAAGCCAGTTGGCATGGATGTTACCAGCATTAAGTTGAAAGGGGACAGTAATAACAAGAGATTAGTAACTATAAAAGAGGGCTTGGAATATTCTCAAGGAGCAGTCTCACAACTAGAGTCAACATCTGGGTTGAAACAACGAAATCTTGTAAAGAACGAGTATGAGGAGAGCCCAGTACCCAATCTTCTTGACGAATCTATGGAGAAGGAGGTAGCGTCTTCATCGGTGGAACTGAATCAGTCAGCATCAGCTACTGATGAGGAAAATGTCTCACAGAAAATAGTAGTAACAATCACAAATGAAAAAAGTACGCATGAAACTGAGCCTGTTTCTGCTAACAAAATTGCAATATGCCAACCCGATGTTCCTTCGAAAGCAGAATTTTCAGTTGGATCAAGTTTTGTTACTCCTCGAAAGAACAAAGTGGTGGATGTGACGGACCATAAGGATTCTGCAGAACTGCTCAAGACAAGAAGCATTCAGAACAAGAAAGCGGAGATGCCAAGTTCAGTTACTGGCAAGGCCCCTACAATGCCTACCAAGTCAGCTCCAAACGATGGTATGAAAAATAAACCTGTAGCAATTGGTTCTGCTCAGATGTCTGGTAGTTCAAGGAAGCGGGCAAGAAAGGGGTGGACTACGCTAAAACAGATTGCTGAAAAGGAAGAGcttgagagaaaagagaagatggGTAACTTTGTAATTCCATTCTTTATGCAATAA